The following proteins come from a genomic window of Syntrophobacterales bacterium:
- a CDS encoding acyl-CoA/acyl-ACP dehydrogenase has protein sequence MFDFLLTNEQLKFREEVRDFVQWVPRELILAMDKDEIKFPKEFLQEAGRRNLLGCRYPKQWGGRGMDWVTTGMVLEEIGTLSYELACVFGVGAELVCDALIQHGTDEQKEKYVRPLLKGEIFAAEGLTEPRGGSDFFGAVSKAEDQGDYFLLNGQKRFIVGGEGADYFLLYAKTNFDPATKPQASITAFIVERGPGVETKYLYSLMGSRGGGTARVVFTDVRVPKENVVGRLNGGYDIFNTMMIPERLGTAIMTIGSARVALDIATHYTTRRKAFGQTLNSFQGVSFQIAEAAMLLDAARSLGYATCRAIDAGVPTDKARRLISESKRFITESCQKAAHNSLQVLGGIGYTNVFPVERIFRDIRLATIWTGTSEVMSMIVAHEWYKEAQKNRETPNRRDYEADAAEAFAADEKIYE, from the coding sequence ATGTTTGATTTTTTGCTGACCAACGAGCAGCTCAAATTTCGGGAGGAGGTGCGGGACTTCGTCCAATGGGTTCCCCGCGAGCTTATCCTTGCCATGGACAAGGATGAAATAAAATTTCCGAAGGAATTTCTCCAGGAAGCGGGACGTCGCAACCTGCTGGGCTGCCGCTATCCCAAGCAGTGGGGCGGGCGCGGGATGGACTGGGTGACGACCGGGATGGTTCTCGAGGAGATCGGAACCTTAAGCTATGAACTTGCGTGCGTTTTTGGCGTCGGCGCGGAGCTTGTCTGCGACGCGCTTATCCAACACGGAACCGATGAACAGAAGGAGAAATACGTCAGACCTCTCTTGAAAGGGGAAATTTTTGCGGCGGAGGGTTTGACTGAACCAAGGGGTGGATCGGATTTTTTCGGAGCCGTTTCAAAGGCTGAGGATCAGGGTGATTATTTCCTCTTGAACGGTCAGAAACGCTTCATTGTCGGCGGCGAAGGGGCCGACTATTTTCTGCTGTACGCCAAAACAAATTTTGATCCGGCGACAAAGCCGCAGGCCTCCATCACCGCCTTTATCGTGGAGCGCGGTCCCGGCGTCGAAACGAAATATCTTTACAGCCTGATGGGAAGCCGCGGCGGGGGAACGGCCCGGGTTGTATTTACGGACGTCCGGGTGCCGAAGGAAAACGTCGTGGGACGCTTGAACGGCGGTTACGACATCTTCAATACGATGATGATCCCGGAGCGTCTCGGAACGGCGATCATGACGATCGGTTCCGCCCGGGTGGCCCTCGATATTGCGACCCACTATACGACGAGACGCAAGGCGTTCGGCCAAACCCTGAACTCGTTTCAGGGAGTCAGTTTCCAGATCGCGGAGGCGGCGATGCTGCTCGATGCTGCGCGTTCGCTGGGCTATGCCACCTGCCGGGCGATAGACGCCGGCGTGCCGACCGACAAGGCGAGGCGCCTGATCTCCGAGTCCAAGCGATTCATTACCGAATCGTGTCAGAAGGCGGCTCATAACTCGCTGCAGGTTCTGGGGGGGATTGGCTATACGAATGTCTTTCCGGTGGAGCGGATTTTTCGCGATATCCGGCTGGCGACGATCTGGACCGGCACAAGCGAGGTCATGTCGATGATTGTCGCCCACGAATGGTACAAAGAGGCACAAAAAAACCGGGAAACCCCGAACAGGCGCGATTACGAGGCGGATGCCGCCGAGGCGTTCGCCGCGGACGAAAAAATCTACGAATAG